One genomic window of Panicum hallii strain FIL2 chromosome 6, PHallii_v3.1, whole genome shotgun sequence includes the following:
- the LOC112896543 gene encoding protein ecdysoneless homolog, whose protein sequence is MAATASASASNPFPFPSRRPPDDTLFCAVYPLPIPTKLPAPALLASLQSLHLSLLSHLAPFLSSHLFHRDPFTLSIPADPAASCALCASPPVPHLHGALRFGDSLPDEWLAVSLLFALTRAFPDIAARAWDSDGEFLLIEAAFALPRWLDPESAPNRVFIFRGELHILPPSLFPETPSLEAALAAVHDDSIDTRAPDAVQAAIQRRIAGLPERAAENLHTARVIVPAPVAKVLKEEPCLIARAVEGFYDRDIDTMKHAARMEKFLKVASGEGVEMVRTSVRMTRAMYAQLVQQNFQAPRGYPMPRREEGPEKWMEAELGMKIACGFEMMYQERRRQGEEGKGSTWEVYRKSLEATGCFEGLLPGSKEYNRVMDNAMQYYKSSTLYSRTREILSEPVRRIDEILSMPYSADEFKGVDLPPSDGDSWLYGGEEELNAELREREKELEEYEAAKKHRKSQKQSVSGGSKSQADQFKLGEITESMQDFVRKMSSFEGAEVPANRRDMESVDLDVNQFFKAMESVFGEGSQEQAGSDDGFDRKSSSSDMDFDDSDEENDFPEELGDKDMDDSFMESYSDALNKELSSTTLEKSFARAPRTGTIDEGPSNAAATDGEMTPVDVDLNLVESILNSYSSQQGLPGPASNLLGLMGVEVPPDGKKS, encoded by the exons ATGgcggccaccgcctccgcctccgcctccaacCCCTTCCCGTTCccctcccgccgcccgccggacgACACCCTCTTCTGCGCTGTCTACCCGCTCCCGATCCCCACCAAGCTCCCCGCGCCCGCGCTCCTCGCCTCGCTGCAGTCCCTGCACCTCTCGCTCCTCTCCCACCTCgctcccttcctctcctcccacCTCTTCCACCGGGACCCCTTCACGCTCTCCATCCCGGCCGACCCGGCCGCCTCCTGCGCGCTCTGCGCCTCTCCGCCCGTGCCCCACCTCCACGGCGCGCTCCGCTTCGGCGACTCCCTCCCCGACGAGTGGCTCGCCGTCTCCCTCCTCTTCGCGCTCACCCGCGCCTTCCCCGAcatcgccgcccgcgcctgggaCTCCGACGGGGAGTTCCTCCTCATCGAGGCCGCCTTCGCGCTCCCGCGGTGGCTCGACCCGGAGTCCGCCCCCAACCGCGTCTTCATCTTCCGCGGCGAGCTCCACATCCTGCCGCCCTCCCTCTTCCCGGAGACGCCGTCCCTGgaggccgcgctcgccgccgtaCACGACGACTCCATCGACACCCGCGCCCCCGACGCCGTCCAGGCGGCGATACAGCGCCGCATCGCCGGGCTgcccgagcgggcggcggagaaCCTCCACACGGCGCGTGTTATCGTCCCGGCGCCCGTGGCGAAGGTGCTGAAGGAGGAGCCGTGCCTGATCGCGCGAGCTGTCGAGGGGTTCTATGACCGGGACATTGACACCATGAAGCACGCGGCGAGAATGGAGAAATTCCTCAAGGTGGCCAGTGGGGAGGGCGTCGAGATGGTGAGAACCTCGGTGCGAATGACGCGAGCAATGTACGCACAGCTCGTGCAGCAGAACTTCCAGGCGCCCAGGGGTTACCCAATGccgagaagggaggaggggccggagAAATGGATGGAGGCAGAGCTGGGGATGAAGATTGCCTGCGGATTCGAGATGATGTACCAGGAGAGACGACGCCAGGGGGAAGAAGGTAAAGGGAGCACGTGGGAGGTTTACAGGAAAAGCTTGGAGGCGACTGGGTGCTTTGAGGGGCTGCTTCCTGGGTCAAAGGAGTATAATAGGGTTATGGacaatgcaatgcaatattacaagAGCTCCACTTTGTACTCAAGAACGAG GGAGATACTAAGTGAACCAGTCCGTCGAATTGATGAAATCCTATCAATGCCATACTCAGCCGATGAATTTAAAGGCGTTGATCTTCCTCCCAGTGATGGTGACTCCTGGTTATATGGTGGGGAGGAGGAGTTAAATGCTGAGCTCCGCGAAagggagaaagaactggaagagtATGAAGCTGCAAAGAAGCACCGGAAAAGTCAAAAGCAAAGTGTATCTGGTGGTTCTAAATCCCAGGCAGACCAGTTTAAGCTGGGAGAGATTACAGAATCCATGCAAGATTTTGTTCGTAAAATGTCCAGCTTTGAGGGAGCTGAAGTTCCTGCGAACAG GAGAGATATGGAATCAGTGGACCTAGATGTCAACCAGTTCTTCAAGGCCATGGAGTCGGTTTTTGGTGAAGGTTCACAAGAGCAAGCTGGCAGCGATGATGGTTTTGATAGAAAATCCTCATCATCTGACATGGACTTTG ATGATTCTGATGAAGAGAATGATTTTCCTGAGGAATTAGGTGACAAGGATATGGATGATTCTTTTATGGAATCATATTCAGATGCTTTAAACAAAGAGCTAAGCAGTACCACTCTTGAGAAAAGCTTTGCTCGCGCACCACGCACAGGCACCATCGATGAG GGCCCATCAAATGCTGCAGCTACTGATGGGGAGATGACTCCAGTTGACGTGGATTTGAACCTTGTAGAGAGCATTCTAAACTCTTACTCTTCTCAACAAGGCCTTCCCGGTCCAGCTTCGAATTTGCTAGGACTTATGGGCGTAGAGGTACCTCCAGATGGTAAAAAGTCTTGA
- the LOC112896544 gene encoding uncharacterized protein LOC112896544: MIAAGTGSMGCAATPASGAQPSRWPRAVARLRLALSSSEAAAGSGGGRWTACFRPAPSPAAPEATAVKEAKGKPPEVEVEPARGGGEDVWSASADAEVAQGGGFPEHLVIMVNGLVGSADDWKFAAEQFVRRMPDKVIVHRSQCNSATQTFDGVDLMGERLANEVLSVVEQRTGVKKISFVAHSLGGLVARYAIGRLYEPNNRSKFSAGKSRDDVEHLEGLIAGLEPMNFITFASPHLGSSGNKQLPFLCGLPFLERRASETAHLIVGRTGKHLFLTDNDDGRRPLLLRMVDDCDDLQFRSALRSFKRRVAYANANFDHMVGWRTSSIRRQHELPKHCLLVRDEKYPHIVYVEKEVANNNETEAHANVYDPEEEMIRGLTQVPWERVDVSFQKSSQRLVAHNTIQVKSYWLNSDGADVINHMMDHFIV; the protein is encoded by the exons ATGATCGCCGCCGGCACCGGCTCGATGGGCTGCGCCGCGACTCCGGCCTCCGGGGCCCAGCCCTCGCGGTGGCCGCGCGCCGTCGCGAGGCTGCGGCTGGCGCTCAGCTcctcggaggcggcggcggggagcggcggtgggcggtggaCGGCGTGCTTCCGgccggcgccgtcgccggccgcgcCGGAGGCGACGGCGGTGAAGGAGGCGAAGGGGAAGCCGCCCGAGGTGGAGGTCGAGCCggcgcgcggcggaggggaggacGTGTGGAGCGCCAGTGCGGACGCGGAGGTGGCGCAGGGCGGGGGGTTCCCCGAGCACCTCGTCATCATGGTCAATGGCCTCGTCGGGAG CGCGGACGATTGGAAGTTCGCGGCGGAGCAGTTCGTGAGGCGGATGCCGGACAAGGTGATCGTGCACC GAAGTCAATGCAACTCTGCCACTCAGACATTCGACGGTGTTGACTTAATGGGTGAAAGGCTTGCGAATGAG GTTCTATCGGTTGTAGAGCAAAGAACTGGTGTGAAGAAGATCTCGTTTGTGGCACACTCTCTTGGTGGTCTTGTTGCCAGATATGCTATAGGAAGGCTTTATGAACCTAATAACAGAAGTAAGTTTTCTGCCGGGAAGAGCAGAGATGACGTTGAACACTTGGAGGGTCTCATTGCTGGCTTAGAACctatgaattttataacatttgCATCACCACATCTGGGTTCAAGTGGAAACAAACAG CTGCCTTTTCTATGTGGCCTGCCTTTCCTTGAGAGAAGAGCATCAGAAACTGCACACTTGATTGTTGGGAGAACTGGAAAGCATTTGTTCCTTACAGACAATGATGATGGCAGACGGCCGCTCCTCCTTCGAATGGTTGATGACTGTGATGACTTACAATTCAG ATCTGCGTTGCGCTCCTTCAAACGGCGTGTAGCATATGCTAATGCCAATTTTGACC ATATGGTTGGGTGGAGAACATCATCAATCCGGCGTCAGCATGAGTTGCCGAAA CATTGTCTTCTTGTTCGTGATGAAAAATACCCACATATTGTCTATGTTGAAAAGGAAGTTGCAAACAATAATGAAACAGAAGCCCATGCTAATGTTTATGACCCAGAAG AGGAGATGATAAGAGGCCTTACGCAAGTTCCATGGGAACGTGTTGATGTGAGCTTCCAGAAAAGCAGCCAAAGATTAGTTGCGCATAACACCATTCAG GTGAAAAGCTATTGGCTAAACTCGGATGGAGCAGACGTGATCAACCACATGATGGACCATTTCATCGTCTAG
- the LOC112897290 gene encoding uncharacterized protein LOC112897290 isoform X2, translated as MEIPTAVIHRIQSSLREAAGAPAADAAPAPPFPTVTDAVAAFDSGAASEGVRCGRCGAAGGLLRGAKSALCAYCGCPRRGEEAEGGGIAFRDGAAYRWLLGSLGLDGSEFVEFDSDTTGSNKSKEAPSSGMIISDLLDLKLTCLPENKETPASSITTEQSSSVDTLNLSAANLDSFFVERKEKMTAAASLPQTYTVAQEKKRTDSKSHESSRSEVNAASKGLMSSQRTNQIEANPAFASWDADFQSASSGSATGDSNQPDLFKSSSAAEFSFPAPTIANNPAVGTENKTSAKSAILEHHSEDLASASDTLFEDNLSNQKVAPVLESNSGIVPENSAPEFTDYSFDMNFAKSDQSPGRDDTGVNDDEAFDDWQDFAGSGNLGSLSNAGEHIVEPLKRDSSDIKTMDPLPVGSTESTNNANEDSSDDWQAFASISGQQGDLDNSVEGLTSDEGRDLVRSVGEKMSSISLERSSEVNPVDLWPVGNVKAQNTEEMGKETDDSFDDWQDFTTSSQVQATLFNHTGDMMEVPKASHKETDMDSWFMGDFREPANTGMANRNNMLDDWQGFTGSDQAQQTSSSTGGEMMSALSEQHEGTVSVQSWVHGSNKEAAKTSSTNAESDAYDIWQDFTKTGNLQENMSNLGREVTSVSTEPAKEIDSLDLWLTSNFKESKSSQGVGRIDASSDGWQDFASFDRTQTSTKIPGEGNLVKNPSGTETLDLWASSHANEKKPEQTSEDNDLFDDWQDFQNSHPQQTSLQVSSDASLFDIPSASQPDALEGMEFDSVLQLASSENKKDKKEDPNEEKSVPSDEHLKSTKGMQQMGNVDPLSSLWPTNSLDELSVPDKPVEHSKP; from the exons ATGGAGATCCCCACCGCCGTCATCCACCGCATCCAGTCCTCGCTCCGCGAGGCCGCCGGTGCCCCCGCAGCGGACGCTGCGcccgcccctcccttccccacCGTCACCGACGCCGTCGCGGCCTTCGATTCTGGCGCCGCCTCGGAGGGAGTCCGGTGCGGGCGCTGCGGCGCCGCGGGAGGGCTGCTCCGCGGCGCGAAGTCCGCGCTATGCGCCTACTGCGGGTGTCCCAGGCGCGGggaggaggccgaaggcggcggcatCGCCTTCCGCGACGGCGCGGCCTACCGCTGGCTGCTCGGCTCGCTAGGGCTCGACGGATCG GAGTTTGTAGAGTTTGATAGTGATACTACGGGTTCAAATAAAAGCAAGGAAGCACCAAGCAGTGGGATGATCATATCTGATCTACTGGACTTAAAACTTACTTGCCTCCCTGAGAATAAAGAAACACCTGCAAGTTCCATAACAACGGAGCAATCTTCTTCTGTGGATACGCTAAATTTATCAGCTGCTAACCTAGACTCATTTTTCgttgaaagaaaagaaaagatgacTGCTGCTGCTTCTCTTCCACAAACTTATACTGTGGCgcaggaaaagaaaagaacagATAGCAAAAGCCATGAATCTTCAAGATCAGAGGTGAATGCCGCATCTAAAGGATTAATGAGTTCTCAAAGAACAAACCAGATAGAAGCTAATCCAGCATTTGCAAGTTGGGATGCTGATTTTCAGTCTGCTAGCTCGGGAAGTGCCACAGGAGACTCCAATCAACCTGATCTATTTAAGAGCTCTTCTGCTGCCGAGTTTAGTTTCCCAGCTCCTACAATTGCCAATAACCCTGCAGTAGGCACTGAAAATAAAACAAGTGCGAAAAGTGCCATCCTAGAACATCATTCAGAAGATTTGGCTTCAGCAAGTGATACTTTATTTGAGGATAACCTTTCTAATCAAAAGGTTGCCCCTGTCTTGGAGAGCAACAGTGGAATTGTTCCTGAAAATAGTGCTCCTGAGTTCACTGACTACTCTTTTGATATGAATTTTGCTAAGAGCGATCAATCGCCTGGAAGGGATGATACTGGAGTCAATGATGATGAAGCTTTTGATGACTGGCAAGATTTTGCAGGAAGTGGTAATCTGGGAAGCCTATCAAATGCAGGAGAACATATAGTGGAGCCTTTAAAGAGAGATTCATCCGACATAAAAACAATGGATCCCTTGCCAGTAGGTAGCACGGAATCAACTAACAATGCTAATGAAGACTCCTCTGATGATTGGCAAGCTTTTGCCTCTATTTCTGGTCAACAAGGAGATTTAGACAATTCGGTGGAGGGATTAACAAGTGATGAAGGACGAGATTTGGTGAGATCAGTTGGAGAGAAAATGAGCAGCATCTCGCTTGAACGTTCTTCAGAAGTTAATCCTGTTGATTTGTGGCCTGTTGGCAATGTTAAAGCACAAAACACTGAGGAAATGGGTAAGGAAACAGATGATTCTTTTGATGATTGGCAAGATTTTACTACCTCTAGTCAAGTGCAGGCTACTTTGTTTAATCACACTGGAGACATGATGGAAGTCCCAAAAGCCAGTCACAAAGAAACAGACATGGATTCATGGTTCATGGGAGATTTTAGGGAGCCAGCAAATACTGGTATGGCGAATAGGAATAATATGTTGGACGACTGGCAAGGCTTCACCGGTTCTGATCAAGCGCAGCAAACTTCATCTAGTACAGGTGGGGAAATGATGAGTGCTTTGTCTGAGCAGCATGAAGGAACTGTTTCTGTCCAATCCTGGGTGCATGGCAGCAATAAGGAAGCTGCAAAGACATCCTCAACAAATGCTGAAAGCGATGCATATGATATTTGGCAAGATTTTACTAAGACAGGCAACCTGCAAGAAAATATGTCTAATCTTGGGAGGGAAGTGACTAGTGTCTCAACTGAGCCAGCTAAAGAAATCGATTCTTTGGATTTGTGGCTAACCAGCAACTTCAAGGAATCCAAAAGCAGTCAAGGTGTTGGGAGAATTGATGCCTCATCTGATGGATGGCAGGATTTTGCCAGTTTTGATCGAACTCAGACAAGTACCAAAATTCCTGGAGAAGGGAACCTGGTGAAAAATCCTTCAGGAACTGAAACTTTGGACTTATGGGCCTCGAGTCATGCTAATGAAAAGAAACCTGAACAGACAAGTGAAGATAATGATCTATTTGATGACTGGCAAGATTTCCAAAACTCCCATCCCCAGCAAACAAGCTTACAAGTTTCTTCAGATGCTTCATTATTTGATATACCCTCAGCATCACAGCCTGATGCTTTAGAAGGAATGGAATTTGATAGTGTTTTGCAGCTAGCTTCATCTGAAAATAAAAAGGATAAAAAGGAGGATCCTAATGAAGAAAAATCAGTTCCATCTGATGAACACTTGAAAAG CACAAAGGGAATGCAGCAGATGGGCAATGTTGATCCGCTATCTTCATTATGGCCAACTAACAGTCTTG ATGAACTTTCAGTCCCTGATAAACCTGTGGAGCATTCGAAGCCCTGA
- the LOC112897290 gene encoding uncharacterized protein LOC112897290 isoform X3 has product MEIPTAVIHRIQSSLREAAGAPAADAAPAPPFPTVTDAVAAFDSGAASEGVRCGRCGAAGGLLRGAKSALCAYCGCPRRGEEAEGGGIAFRDGAAYRWLLGSLGLDGSEFVEFDSDTTGSNKSKEAPSSGMIISDLLDLKLTCLPENKETPASSITTEQSSSVDTLNLSAANLDSFFVERKEKMTAAASLPQTYTVAQEKKRTDSKSHESSRSEVNAASKGLMSSQRTNQIEANPAFASWDADFQSASSGSATGDSNQPDLFKSSSAAEFSFPAPTIANNPAVGTENKTSAKSAILEHHSEDLASASDTLFEDNLSNQKVAPVLESNSGIVPENSAPEFTDYSFDMNFAKSDQSPGRDDTGVNDDEAFDDWQDFAGSGNLGSLSNAGEHIVEPLKRDSSDIKTMDPLPVGSTESTNNANEDSSDDWQAFASISGQQGDLDNSVEGLTSDEGRDLVRSVGEKMSSISLERSSEVNPVDLWPVGNVKAQNTEEMGKETDDSFDDWQDFTTSSQVQATLFNHTGDMMEVPKASHKETDMDSWFMGDFREPANTGMANRNNMLDDWQGFTGSDQAQQTSSSTGGEMMSALSEQHEGTVSVQSWVHGSNKEAAKTSSTNAESDAYDIWQDFTKTGNLQENMSNLGREVTSVSTEPAKEIDSLDLWLTSNFKESKSSQGVGRIDASSDGWQDFASFDRTQTSTKIPGEGNLVKNPSGTETLDLWASSHANEKKPEQTSEDNDLFDDWQDFQNSHPQQTSLQVSSDASLFDIPSASQPDALEGMEFDSVLQLASSENKKDKKEDPNEEKSVPSDEHLKSTKGMQQMGNVDPLSSLWPTNSLVPDKPVEHSKP; this is encoded by the exons ATGGAGATCCCCACCGCCGTCATCCACCGCATCCAGTCCTCGCTCCGCGAGGCCGCCGGTGCCCCCGCAGCGGACGCTGCGcccgcccctcccttccccacCGTCACCGACGCCGTCGCGGCCTTCGATTCTGGCGCCGCCTCGGAGGGAGTCCGGTGCGGGCGCTGCGGCGCCGCGGGAGGGCTGCTCCGCGGCGCGAAGTCCGCGCTATGCGCCTACTGCGGGTGTCCCAGGCGCGGggaggaggccgaaggcggcggcatCGCCTTCCGCGACGGCGCGGCCTACCGCTGGCTGCTCGGCTCGCTAGGGCTCGACGGATCG GAGTTTGTAGAGTTTGATAGTGATACTACGGGTTCAAATAAAAGCAAGGAAGCACCAAGCAGTGGGATGATCATATCTGATCTACTGGACTTAAAACTTACTTGCCTCCCTGAGAATAAAGAAACACCTGCAAGTTCCATAACAACGGAGCAATCTTCTTCTGTGGATACGCTAAATTTATCAGCTGCTAACCTAGACTCATTTTTCgttgaaagaaaagaaaagatgacTGCTGCTGCTTCTCTTCCACAAACTTATACTGTGGCgcaggaaaagaaaagaacagATAGCAAAAGCCATGAATCTTCAAGATCAGAGGTGAATGCCGCATCTAAAGGATTAATGAGTTCTCAAAGAACAAACCAGATAGAAGCTAATCCAGCATTTGCAAGTTGGGATGCTGATTTTCAGTCTGCTAGCTCGGGAAGTGCCACAGGAGACTCCAATCAACCTGATCTATTTAAGAGCTCTTCTGCTGCCGAGTTTAGTTTCCCAGCTCCTACAATTGCCAATAACCCTGCAGTAGGCACTGAAAATAAAACAAGTGCGAAAAGTGCCATCCTAGAACATCATTCAGAAGATTTGGCTTCAGCAAGTGATACTTTATTTGAGGATAACCTTTCTAATCAAAAGGTTGCCCCTGTCTTGGAGAGCAACAGTGGAATTGTTCCTGAAAATAGTGCTCCTGAGTTCACTGACTACTCTTTTGATATGAATTTTGCTAAGAGCGATCAATCGCCTGGAAGGGATGATACTGGAGTCAATGATGATGAAGCTTTTGATGACTGGCAAGATTTTGCAGGAAGTGGTAATCTGGGAAGCCTATCAAATGCAGGAGAACATATAGTGGAGCCTTTAAAGAGAGATTCATCCGACATAAAAACAATGGATCCCTTGCCAGTAGGTAGCACGGAATCAACTAACAATGCTAATGAAGACTCCTCTGATGATTGGCAAGCTTTTGCCTCTATTTCTGGTCAACAAGGAGATTTAGACAATTCGGTGGAGGGATTAACAAGTGATGAAGGACGAGATTTGGTGAGATCAGTTGGAGAGAAAATGAGCAGCATCTCGCTTGAACGTTCTTCAGAAGTTAATCCTGTTGATTTGTGGCCTGTTGGCAATGTTAAAGCACAAAACACTGAGGAAATGGGTAAGGAAACAGATGATTCTTTTGATGATTGGCAAGATTTTACTACCTCTAGTCAAGTGCAGGCTACTTTGTTTAATCACACTGGAGACATGATGGAAGTCCCAAAAGCCAGTCACAAAGAAACAGACATGGATTCATGGTTCATGGGAGATTTTAGGGAGCCAGCAAATACTGGTATGGCGAATAGGAATAATATGTTGGACGACTGGCAAGGCTTCACCGGTTCTGATCAAGCGCAGCAAACTTCATCTAGTACAGGTGGGGAAATGATGAGTGCTTTGTCTGAGCAGCATGAAGGAACTGTTTCTGTCCAATCCTGGGTGCATGGCAGCAATAAGGAAGCTGCAAAGACATCCTCAACAAATGCTGAAAGCGATGCATATGATATTTGGCAAGATTTTACTAAGACAGGCAACCTGCAAGAAAATATGTCTAATCTTGGGAGGGAAGTGACTAGTGTCTCAACTGAGCCAGCTAAAGAAATCGATTCTTTGGATTTGTGGCTAACCAGCAACTTCAAGGAATCCAAAAGCAGTCAAGGTGTTGGGAGAATTGATGCCTCATCTGATGGATGGCAGGATTTTGCCAGTTTTGATCGAACTCAGACAAGTACCAAAATTCCTGGAGAAGGGAACCTGGTGAAAAATCCTTCAGGAACTGAAACTTTGGACTTATGGGCCTCGAGTCATGCTAATGAAAAGAAACCTGAACAGACAAGTGAAGATAATGATCTATTTGATGACTGGCAAGATTTCCAAAACTCCCATCCCCAGCAAACAAGCTTACAAGTTTCTTCAGATGCTTCATTATTTGATATACCCTCAGCATCACAGCCTGATGCTTTAGAAGGAATGGAATTTGATAGTGTTTTGCAGCTAGCTTCATCTGAAAATAAAAAGGATAAAAAGGAGGATCCTAATGAAGAAAAATCAGTTCCATCTGATGAACACTTGAAAAG CACAAAGGGAATGCAGCAGATGGGCAATGTTGATCCGCTATCTTCATTATGGCCAACTAACAGTCTTG TCCCTGATAAACCTGTGGAGCATTCGAAGCCCTGA
- the LOC112897290 gene encoding uncharacterized protein LOC112897290 isoform X1 has product MEIPTAVIHRIQSSLREAAGAPAADAAPAPPFPTVTDAVAAFDSGAASEGVRCGRCGAAGGLLRGAKSALCAYCGCPRRGEEAEGGGIAFRDGAAYRWLLGSLGLDGSEFVEFDSDTTGSNKSKEAPSSGMIISDLLDLKLTCLPENKETPASSITTEQSSSVDTLNLSAANLDSFFVERKEKMTAAASLPQTYTVAQEKKRTDSKSHESSRSEVNAASKGLMSSQRTNQIEANPAFASWDADFQSASSGSATGDSNQPDLFKSSSAAEFSFPAPTIANNPAVGTENKTSAKSAILEHHSEDLASASDTLFEDNLSNQKVAPVLESNSGIVPENSAPEFTDYSFDMNFAKSDQSPGRDDTGVNDDEAFDDWQDFAGSGNLGSLSNAGEHIVEPLKRDSSDIKTMDPLPVGSTESTNNANEDSSDDWQAFASISGQQGDLDNSVEGLTSDEGRDLVRSVGEKMSSISLERSSEVNPVDLWPVGNVKAQNTEEMGKETDDSFDDWQDFTTSSQVQATLFNHTGDMMEVPKASHKETDMDSWFMGDFREPANTGMANRNNMLDDWQGFTGSDQAQQTSSSTGGEMMSALSEQHEGTVSVQSWVHGSNKEAAKTSSTNAESDAYDIWQDFTKTGNLQENMSNLGREVTSVSTEPAKEIDSLDLWLTSNFKESKSSQGVGRIDASSDGWQDFASFDRTQTSTKIPGEGNLVKNPSGTETLDLWASSHANEKKPEQTSEDNDLFDDWQDFQNSHPQQTSLQVSSDASLFDIPSASQPDALEGMEFDSVLQLASSENKKDKKEDPNEEKSVPSDEHLKSTKGMQQMGNVDPLSSLWPTNSLGNNAIKKQESVNTNVEQLLAQMHDLSFMLKDELSVPDKPVEHSKP; this is encoded by the exons ATGGAGATCCCCACCGCCGTCATCCACCGCATCCAGTCCTCGCTCCGCGAGGCCGCCGGTGCCCCCGCAGCGGACGCTGCGcccgcccctcccttccccacCGTCACCGACGCCGTCGCGGCCTTCGATTCTGGCGCCGCCTCGGAGGGAGTCCGGTGCGGGCGCTGCGGCGCCGCGGGAGGGCTGCTCCGCGGCGCGAAGTCCGCGCTATGCGCCTACTGCGGGTGTCCCAGGCGCGGggaggaggccgaaggcggcggcatCGCCTTCCGCGACGGCGCGGCCTACCGCTGGCTGCTCGGCTCGCTAGGGCTCGACGGATCG GAGTTTGTAGAGTTTGATAGTGATACTACGGGTTCAAATAAAAGCAAGGAAGCACCAAGCAGTGGGATGATCATATCTGATCTACTGGACTTAAAACTTACTTGCCTCCCTGAGAATAAAGAAACACCTGCAAGTTCCATAACAACGGAGCAATCTTCTTCTGTGGATACGCTAAATTTATCAGCTGCTAACCTAGACTCATTTTTCgttgaaagaaaagaaaagatgacTGCTGCTGCTTCTCTTCCACAAACTTATACTGTGGCgcaggaaaagaaaagaacagATAGCAAAAGCCATGAATCTTCAAGATCAGAGGTGAATGCCGCATCTAAAGGATTAATGAGTTCTCAAAGAACAAACCAGATAGAAGCTAATCCAGCATTTGCAAGTTGGGATGCTGATTTTCAGTCTGCTAGCTCGGGAAGTGCCACAGGAGACTCCAATCAACCTGATCTATTTAAGAGCTCTTCTGCTGCCGAGTTTAGTTTCCCAGCTCCTACAATTGCCAATAACCCTGCAGTAGGCACTGAAAATAAAACAAGTGCGAAAAGTGCCATCCTAGAACATCATTCAGAAGATTTGGCTTCAGCAAGTGATACTTTATTTGAGGATAACCTTTCTAATCAAAAGGTTGCCCCTGTCTTGGAGAGCAACAGTGGAATTGTTCCTGAAAATAGTGCTCCTGAGTTCACTGACTACTCTTTTGATATGAATTTTGCTAAGAGCGATCAATCGCCTGGAAGGGATGATACTGGAGTCAATGATGATGAAGCTTTTGATGACTGGCAAGATTTTGCAGGAAGTGGTAATCTGGGAAGCCTATCAAATGCAGGAGAACATATAGTGGAGCCTTTAAAGAGAGATTCATCCGACATAAAAACAATGGATCCCTTGCCAGTAGGTAGCACGGAATCAACTAACAATGCTAATGAAGACTCCTCTGATGATTGGCAAGCTTTTGCCTCTATTTCTGGTCAACAAGGAGATTTAGACAATTCGGTGGAGGGATTAACAAGTGATGAAGGACGAGATTTGGTGAGATCAGTTGGAGAGAAAATGAGCAGCATCTCGCTTGAACGTTCTTCAGAAGTTAATCCTGTTGATTTGTGGCCTGTTGGCAATGTTAAAGCACAAAACACTGAGGAAATGGGTAAGGAAACAGATGATTCTTTTGATGATTGGCAAGATTTTACTACCTCTAGTCAAGTGCAGGCTACTTTGTTTAATCACACTGGAGACATGATGGAAGTCCCAAAAGCCAGTCACAAAGAAACAGACATGGATTCATGGTTCATGGGAGATTTTAGGGAGCCAGCAAATACTGGTATGGCGAATAGGAATAATATGTTGGACGACTGGCAAGGCTTCACCGGTTCTGATCAAGCGCAGCAAACTTCATCTAGTACAGGTGGGGAAATGATGAGTGCTTTGTCTGAGCAGCATGAAGGAACTGTTTCTGTCCAATCCTGGGTGCATGGCAGCAATAAGGAAGCTGCAAAGACATCCTCAACAAATGCTGAAAGCGATGCATATGATATTTGGCAAGATTTTACTAAGACAGGCAACCTGCAAGAAAATATGTCTAATCTTGGGAGGGAAGTGACTAGTGTCTCAACTGAGCCAGCTAAAGAAATCGATTCTTTGGATTTGTGGCTAACCAGCAACTTCAAGGAATCCAAAAGCAGTCAAGGTGTTGGGAGAATTGATGCCTCATCTGATGGATGGCAGGATTTTGCCAGTTTTGATCGAACTCAGACAAGTACCAAAATTCCTGGAGAAGGGAACCTGGTGAAAAATCCTTCAGGAACTGAAACTTTGGACTTATGGGCCTCGAGTCATGCTAATGAAAAGAAACCTGAACAGACAAGTGAAGATAATGATCTATTTGATGACTGGCAAGATTTCCAAAACTCCCATCCCCAGCAAACAAGCTTACAAGTTTCTTCAGATGCTTCATTATTTGATATACCCTCAGCATCACAGCCTGATGCTTTAGAAGGAATGGAATTTGATAGTGTTTTGCAGCTAGCTTCATCTGAAAATAAAAAGGATAAAAAGGAGGATCCTAATGAAGAAAAATCAGTTCCATCTGATGAACACTTGAAAAG CACAAAGGGAATGCAGCAGATGGGCAATGTTGATCCGCTATCTTCATTATGGCCAACTAACAGTCTTGGTAATAATGCTATTAAGAAACAAGAGTCTGTTAATACAAATGTAGAACAGTTGCTTGCTCAGATGCATGATCTGTCTTTTATGCTCAAAGATGAACTTTCAGTCCCTGATAAACCTGTGGAGCATTCGAAGCCCTGA